The following proteins are co-located in the Leucoraja erinacea ecotype New England chromosome 4, Leri_hhj_1, whole genome shotgun sequence genome:
- the stard3nl gene encoding STARD3 N-terminal-like protein yields the protein MSKLPTGPENAGVNSFGHSASISTMQSITAAQVAARLDSYKPIGKRNISDVRRTFCLFVTFDLLFVGLLWIIELNVDGGIINSLKNEVINYNFQHSYFDIFLLAVFRFFMLIFAYALCRLRHWWVIAVTTAVTSAFLIAKVIISKLLMEGTAFAYLLPIISFILAWIETWFLDFKVLPQEAKDENSIFTISDFSEQAPLILPGPISDGQFYSPPESIVDSEEEDDSEYPVH from the exons ATGAGCAAATTGCCGACTGGcccggaaaatgctggagtcaattcctTTGGTCACAGTGCCTCCATCAGTACTATGCAATCCATCACCGCAGCCCAAGTTGCAGCTAGGTTAGACTCGTATAAACCAATTGGTAAAAGAAATATTTCTGATGTCAGGAGGACTTTCTGTTTATTTGTTACGTTTGATCTACTATTTGTTGGTTTGTTGTGGATAATCGAATTGAAT GTAGATGGAGGCATAATTAATAGTTTAAAGAATGAAGTTATTAATTATAATTTCCAACACTCTTACTTCGATATATTT TTACTGGCAGTATTTCGATTCTTTATGCTAATTTTTGCATACGCACTGTGTAGGTTACGCCATTGGTGGGTGATCGCG GTTACAACTGCTGTTACCAGTGCCTTTCTAATTGCAAAGGTCATCATTTCCAAG CTCTTGATGGAAGGTACAGCCTTTGCCTATTTGCTGCCAATAATCTCCTTCATACTGGCCTGGATCGAGACGTGGTTTCTGGATTTTAAAGTTTTGCCACAAGAGGCAAAGGATGAAAACA GTATCTTTACCATATCTGACTTTTCAGAACAAGCACCTCTTATTCTACCTGGCCCTATCTCAGATGGCCAGTTTTATTCTCCTCCTGAATCTATTGTGG ATTCTGAAGAAGAAGATGATTCTGAGTATCCAGTGCATTAG